In Arachis hypogaea cultivar Tifrunner chromosome 2, arahy.Tifrunner.gnm2.J5K5, whole genome shotgun sequence, a genomic segment contains:
- the LOC140178245 gene encoding small ribosomal subunit protein eS8-like, whose protein sequence is MSYLYEGENPAEEAKKSNHVQRKIEKCQKDRKLVPHVEEQFGGGRLLAYIASRPDQCGRDDGYILEGKELEFYMKKIQKKGKGAA, encoded by the exons ATGTCTTATTTGTACGAAGGTGAGAACCCTGCAGAGGAAGCCAAGAAAAGCAACCACGTGCAGAGAAAAATCGAGAAATGCCAGAAAGATCGTAAGCTTGTTCCTCATGTTGAAGAGCAGTTTGGTGGTGGGAGATTGCTGGCTTACATTGCTTCTCGACCTGATCAATGTGGCAGGGATGACGG CTATATTTTGGAAGGCAAGGAGCTTGAATTTTATATGAAGAAAATCCAGAAGAAGGGAAAGGGTGCTGCTTGA